AGAGTTTCGCCGGCTTCGACACGACCGCCGGGGATCGACCATTCACCCTGCGCCGGACCGCGTCCCCTTCTGATGAGAAGGATCTGGTCGTCGTCGACCGCGATGGCACCTACGCACAGTTCGGGTCGTCCGTTCACCGCCCGCCCTGGGTCAGCCGTCGTCATCCCCGTTCTTTCTATTGACCGGGCGATGCATGATCAACAGTCTCGCTATGAAACCGTTGTCCTCGAAGAAAGCCTTCGCTGAACGGCTCCCGGGCAGCGCCGGCGCGTCGACCCCGACGCACCCACGTTCGTCGCTCCACTTCATCACGACTTTGACCATCGATTCCGCTACCCCCACTTGTCGAGCTTGCGGATCCACGTAGACGATCTCGATGACGCCGACCGGCTCACGCCGTTGACGATCGCAAACCGCCAATGCGAAACCGACTGCCACATCTTCAATCCTCCCAATGACCACGATGCGGTCGGGATCGTCGAACGCGAACCGCAGCGCTCCTTTCGGATCGGACCGGTAGAGACTGCCCGCCAGCAACGAGCCTCCGCGCTGACCGTCCAGCTCCGCGACGGCTCGCTCCCACAGCTCGGCCACGAAGTCCAAATCGGCGGCGGTCGCGACT
The genomic region above belongs to Acidimicrobiales bacterium and contains:
- a CDS encoding GNAT family N-acetyltransferase, with the protein product MESARVATAADLDFVAELWERAVAELDGQRGGSLLAGSLYRSDPKGALRFAFDDPDRIVVIGRIEDVAVGFALAVCDRQRREPVGVIEIVYVDPQARQVGVAESMVKVVMKWSDERGCVGVDAPALPGSRSAKAFFEDNGFIARLLIMHRPVNRKNGDDDG